In Ammospiza nelsoni isolate bAmmNel1 chromosome 22, bAmmNel1.pri, whole genome shotgun sequence, a single window of DNA contains:
- the ACOT7 gene encoding cytosolic acyl coenzyme A thioester hydrolase isoform X2 has product MSEPGAAGPSPAAIQVSRIMRPDDANIAGNVHGGTILKMIEEAGAIISTRHCNSQAGEPCVAALARVERTDFLSPVCIGEVANVSAEITYTSRHSVEVQVNVMSENILTGAKKVTNKATLWYVPLSLKNVNKVVEVPPIQYARKEQEDEGKKRYEEQKLDRLETKQRNGDVILPVINPEPHTVGYSQSSLIHLVGPSDCTLLGFVHGGVTMKLMDEVAGIVAARHCKTNIVTASVDAINFHEKIKKGCVITVSGRMTFTSNKSMEIEVFVDADPFVDEPRERYRAVSAFFTYVSLSKEGKPLPVPQLLTETEDEKRRFEEGKGRYLQTKAKRQAQMQQQAAQQ; this is encoded by the exons ATGTCGGAGCCGGGGGCCGCGGGCCCTAGCCCGGCCGCCATCCAGGTGTCCAG GATTATGCGCCCAGACGATGCCAACATCGCGGGGAATGTCCACGGGGGAACCATCCTGAAGATGATCGAGGAGGCAGGAGCCATCATCAGCACCCGCCACTGCAATTCCCAGGCCGGG GAGCCCTGTGTGGCTGCACTAGCACGGGTGGAGCGGACGGACTTCCTGTCACCGGTGTGCATCGGCGAGGTGGCCAACGTCAGTGCCGAGATCACCTACACCTCCCGGCACTCTGTGGAGGTTCAGGTCAACGTCATGTCTGAGAACATTTTAACAG ggGCAAAGAAGGTGACGAACAAGGCGACGCTGTGGTATGTGCCACTGTCCCTGAAGAACGTCAATAAGGTCGTTGAGGTTCCCCCCATCCAG TATgcgaggaaggagcaggaggatgaggGGAAGAAGCGTTATGAGGAGCAAAAGCTGGATCGGCTGGAAACGAAGCAGAGAAATGGTGACGTGATCTTACCTGTCATCAACCCAG AGCCACACACCGTTGGCTACAGCCAGTCCAGCCTGATCCACCTGGTGGGCCCATCAGACTGCACACTGCTGGGCTTTGTGCATGGAG GTGTCACCATGAAGCTCATGGATGAGGTTGCTGGGATTGTGGCTGCCCGCCACTGCAAGACCAACATTGTCACTGCCTCGGTGGATGCCATCAACTTCCATGAGAAGATCAAAAAAG GCTGTGTCATCACTGTCTCAGGACGTATGACATTCACAAGCAATAAGTCCATGGAAATAGAGGTTTTTGTGGATGCTGACCCGTTTGTGGACGAGCCTCGGGAGCGGTACCGAGCTGTCAGCGCCTTCTTCACCTACGTgtccctgagcaaggaggggaAGCCCCTGCCCGTCCCGCAGCTGCTG ACGGAGACAGAGGACGAGAAGCGTCGCTTCgaggaagggaagggcaggTACCTGCAGACCAAAGCCAAGAGGCAGGCGCAGATGCAGcagcaggctgcccagcagtGA
- the RNF207 gene encoding RING finger protein 207, with protein MAGGIFSPLGSCSELEKANCHPLVCLLCHEPYQHPCLLDCYHNFCASCLRGRASDGRLRCPLCGHPSVVRGGTGLPPVDRLLQFLVDSSADSEEDVQCANCDRCCTKAELDTMYFCNTCGQPLCAPCREETHRARMFARHEIVSLSKRTKDIHKKCPLHEEPYIMFSTEKKSMLCINCFRDMQGESRAHCIDIETAYMQGCQRLDQAVMAVKELQTSTREAIVLLKAMIEEVRNSASEEEAAINSLFSRMQEQLSERKKTLLKAVQSQHEEKEKAFKEQLAHLASLLPTLQVHLVTCSAFLSSANKAEFLDLGYQLMERLQRIVKLPHRLRPAQTSKINSEYRAEFARCLEPLLMLSPRRSVVGSAGGIGPGITGTNMLPGGQCSKTLMVPSCPPSSDKMSTGPMVKKPTMHRYISTKVLLAEGRETPFAEHCRNYENTYRMLQTEIQGLKDQVQELHRDLTKHHSLIKSEIMSEILQKSLQMDVQIAAHYSAVEMMRSVFEEVWEETYQRVANEQEIYEAQLHDLLQLRQENSCLSTITKQIAPYVRSIAKVKERLEPRLQEPQEPREEQAQMLLKICDNNEVVPRDASPGSNKGASACPGEGFTPKDTPGDPSPKNKDCCRGQQKSGAETATPKEPAP; from the exons ATGGCAGGTGGCATTTTCTCCCCACTGGGCAGCTGCTCGGAGCTGGAGAAGGCCAACTGCCACCCGCTGGTGTGCCTGCTCTGCCACGAGCCCTACCAGCACCCCTGCCTGCTCGACTGCTACCACAActtctgtgccagctgcctgcGAGGCCGTGCCAGCGACGGCCGCCTGCGCTGCCCCCTCTGCGG GCACCCCTCGGTGGTGAGGGGAGGCACGGGGCTGCCCCCCGTGGACCGGCTGCTGCAGTTCCTGGTGGACAGCTCGGCCGACAGCGAGGAGGACGTGCAGTGTGCCAACTGCGACCGCTGCTGCACCAAGGcg GAGCTGGACACCATGTACTTCTGCAACACCTGTGggcagcccctctgtgccccatgCCGTGAGGAGACACACCGTGCCAGGATGTTCGCCCGCCACGAGATCGTCTCCCTCTCCAAGCGCACCAAAGACATCCACAAGAAGTGCC cactgcacgaGGAGCCCTACATCATGTTCTCCACTGAGAAGAAGTCCATGCTCTGCATCAACTGCTTCAGGGACATGCAGGG ggagagccGGGCACACTGCATCGACATCGAGACCGCGTACATGCAGGGCTGCCAGCGCCTGGACCAGGCAGTGATG gctgtgAAGGAGCTGCAGACCTCCACGCGTGAGGCCATCGTCCTGCTCAAGGCCATGATCGAGGAGGTTCGGAACAGTGCCAGCGAGGAGGAGGCGGCCATCAACTCCCTCTTCAGCCGCATGCAG gagcagctctccgAGAGGAAAAAGACGCTCCTGAAAGCTGTGCAGAG CCAGCAcgaggaaaaggagaaggcgTTCAAGGAGCAGCTCGCCCACCttgcctccctgctgcccactcTGCAG GTCCACCTGGTGACCTGCTCGGccttcctgagctctgccaACAAAGCTGAATTCCTGGACCTGGGCTAT CAACTgatggagaggctgcagaggaTTGTCAAGCTGCCTCATCGCCTGCGGCCGGCCCAGACCAGCAAG ATCAACAGCGAGTATCGGGCAGAGTTTGCCCGCTGCCTGGAGCCCCTCCTGATGCTCAGCCCCCGCCGCTCCGTGGTGGGCAGCGCTGGTGGCATCGGACCTGGCATCACTGGCACCAACAT gctccCCGGTGGCCAATGCTCCAAGACCCTCATGGTGCCCAGCTGCCCCCCCAGCAGTGACAAAATGTCCACTGGCCCCATGGTGAAGAAGCCAACAATGCACCGGTACATCAGCAccaaggtgctgctggctgaggggCGTGAGACCCCCTTTGCTGAGCACTGCCGCAACTACGAGAACACCTACCGG atgctGCAGACGGAGATCCAGGGCCTGAAGGAccaggtgcaggagctgcaccgTGACCTCACCAAGCACCACTCGCTCATCAAGTCGGAGATCATGAGCGAGATCCTGCAGAAGTCGCTGCAGATGGACGTGCAGATCGCAGCTCACTACTCCGCCGTGGAGATGATGCGCAGCGTCTTTGAGGAG GTTTGGGAGGAGACCTACCAGCGGGTAGCAAATGAGCAGGAGATCTATGAAG cccagctccatgacctgctgcagctgaggcaggagAACAGCTGCCTGAGCACCATCACCAAGCAGATCGCGCCCTACGTGCGCTCCATCGCCAAAGTGAAGGAGCGCCTGGAGCCCAG gctgcaggagccccaggagcccAGAGAAGAACAGGCCCAGATGCTGCTCAAGATCTGTGACAACAATGAAGTGGTGCCAAG ggatGCCTCACCTGGCAGCAACAAGGGGGCTtcagcctgccctggggagggctTCACACCCAAGGACACCCCTggagacccctccccaaaaaacaAAGACTGCTGCAGGGGCCAGCAGAAGAGTGGAGCAGAGACTGCTACCCCAAAAGAGCCAGCACCATAa
- the ICMT gene encoding protein-S-isoprenylcysteine O-methyltransferase, whose product MAAAVARRGRLGREGRASLCSFLLGASVAALPLLLGSSPSLLAAPGLRGRLALALHVAGVNAALLLIYPRPLYKIAVRACFLGFAFGCGLLLSAGRSAWRHFGWYMCSLSLFHYSEYLVTAINNPRSLSLDSFLLNHSFEYNLAALSSWVEFTLEKLFFPELKQITWLSTVGLLMVIFGDCLRKAAMLTAGSNFNHIVQNEKSDTHTLVTSGVYGWFRHPSYVGWFYWSIGTQVLLCNPICVVGYALASWRFFRERIEEEEITLIHFFGEEYLEYKRKVPSGLPFIKGVKLEL is encoded by the exons ATGGCGGCGGCGGTGGCGCGGAGGGGGCGGCTGGGCCGGGAGGGCCGCGccagcctctgctccttcctgctcgGCGCCTCGGTggcggcgctgccgctgctgctcgGCTCGTCGCCCTCCCTGCTGGCCGCTCCCGGCCTGCGCGGCCGCCTGGCTCTCGCCCTGCACGTGGCGGGCGTGAACGCGGCGCTGCTGCTCATCTACCCGCGGCCGCTCTACAAG ATCGCCGTCCGGGCCTGTTTCTTGGGCTTCGCCTTCGGCTGCGGGCTGCTGCTGAGCGCCGGCCGCTCCGCCTGGCGCCACTTCGGATG GTATATGTGCTCCTTGTCCCTCTTTCACTACTCGGAGTATCTGGTGACAGCCATCAACAACCCGCGCAGCCTCTCGCTGGACTCCTTCCTACTCAACCACAGCTTCGAGTACAACCTGGCTGCCCTGTCCTCATGGGTGGAGTTCACGCTGGAGAAGCTCTTCTTCCCAG AGCTGAAGCAGATCACCTGGCTGAGCACCGTGGGGCTGCTGATGGTGATCTTCGGGGACTGCCTGAGGAAGGCAGCCATGCTCACAGCAGGCTCCAACTTCAACCACATCGTTCAGAACGAGAAATCTGACACCCACACTTTGGTGACAAGCGGGGTGTACGGGTGGTTCCGGCACCCTTCCTACGTGGGATGGTTTTACTGGAGTATTGGAACACAG GTGTTGCTCTGCAATCCCATCTGCGTGGTGGGCTACGCGCTGGCGTCCTGGCGCTTCTTCAGGGAGCGGATCGAGGAGGAGGAGATCACACTCATCCACTTCTTTGGAGAAGAGTACCTGGAGTACAAAAGGAAGGTGCCATCGGGTCTCCCTTTTATTAAAGGAGTCAAATTGGAACTGTAA
- the RPL22 gene encoding large ribosomal subunit protein eL22, producing MAPAQKKPAAKGGKKKKQVLKFTLDCTHPVEDGIMDAANFEQFLQERIKVNGKAGNLGGGVVTIERSKSKITVTSEVPFSKRYLKYLTKKYLKKNNLRDWLRVVANSKESYELRYFQINQDEEEEEEED from the exons ATGGCGCCCGCG CAGAAGAAGCCAGCGGCGAAAGGTGGTAAGAAAAAGAAGCAGGTTCTGAAATTCACGCTGGACTGCACGCACCCCGTCGAGGATGGAATCATGGACGCCGCCAACTTC gagcagttCCTGCAGGAACGGATCAAGGTGAACGGCAAAGCGGGAAACCTGGGCGGGGGCGTGGTGACCATcgagaggagcaagagcaagATCACGGTCACGTCAGAGGTGCCCTTCTCCAAGAG GTACCTCAAGTACCTGACCAAGAAGTACCTGAAGAAGAACAACCTGCGGGACTGGCTGCGCGTGGTGGCCAACAGCAAGGAGAGCTACGAGCTGCGCTACTTCCAGATCAaccaggatgaggaggaggaggaagaagaggattGA
- the ACOT7 gene encoding cytosolic acyl coenzyme A thioester hydrolase isoform X4 has product MSRQLSRIMRPDDANIAGNVHGGTILKMIEEAGAIISTRHCNSQAGEPCVAALARVERTDFLSPVCIGEVANVSAEITYTSRHSVEVQVNVMSENILTGAKKVTNKATLWYVPLSLKNVNKVVEVPPIQYARKEQEDEGKKRYEEQKLDRLETKQRNGDVILPVINPEPHTVGYSQSSLIHLVGPSDCTLLGFVHGGVTMKLMDEVAGIVAARHCKTNIVTASVDAINFHEKIKKGCVITVSGRMTFTSNKSMEIEVFVDADPFVDEPRERYRAVSAFFTYVSLSKEGKPLPVPQLLTETEDEKRRFEEGKGRYLQTKAKRQAQMQQQAAQQ; this is encoded by the exons ATGTCCCGGCAGCTCAGCCG GATTATGCGCCCAGACGATGCCAACATCGCGGGGAATGTCCACGGGGGAACCATCCTGAAGATGATCGAGGAGGCAGGAGCCATCATCAGCACCCGCCACTGCAATTCCCAGGCCGGG GAGCCCTGTGTGGCTGCACTAGCACGGGTGGAGCGGACGGACTTCCTGTCACCGGTGTGCATCGGCGAGGTGGCCAACGTCAGTGCCGAGATCACCTACACCTCCCGGCACTCTGTGGAGGTTCAGGTCAACGTCATGTCTGAGAACATTTTAACAG ggGCAAAGAAGGTGACGAACAAGGCGACGCTGTGGTATGTGCCACTGTCCCTGAAGAACGTCAATAAGGTCGTTGAGGTTCCCCCCATCCAG TATgcgaggaaggagcaggaggatgaggGGAAGAAGCGTTATGAGGAGCAAAAGCTGGATCGGCTGGAAACGAAGCAGAGAAATGGTGACGTGATCTTACCTGTCATCAACCCAG AGCCACACACCGTTGGCTACAGCCAGTCCAGCCTGATCCACCTGGTGGGCCCATCAGACTGCACACTGCTGGGCTTTGTGCATGGAG GTGTCACCATGAAGCTCATGGATGAGGTTGCTGGGATTGTGGCTGCCCGCCACTGCAAGACCAACATTGTCACTGCCTCGGTGGATGCCATCAACTTCCATGAGAAGATCAAAAAAG GCTGTGTCATCACTGTCTCAGGACGTATGACATTCACAAGCAATAAGTCCATGGAAATAGAGGTTTTTGTGGATGCTGACCCGTTTGTGGACGAGCCTCGGGAGCGGTACCGAGCTGTCAGCGCCTTCTTCACCTACGTgtccctgagcaaggaggggaAGCCCCTGCCCGTCCCGCAGCTGCTG ACGGAGACAGAGGACGAGAAGCGTCGCTTCgaggaagggaagggcaggTACCTGCAGACCAAAGCCAAGAGGCAGGCGCAGATGCAGcagcaggctgcccagcagtGA
- the ACOT7 gene encoding cytosolic acyl coenzyme A thioester hydrolase isoform X1, with translation MSEPGAAGPSPAAIQVSRIMRPDDANIAGNVHGGTILKMIEEAGAIISTRHCNSQAGEPCVAALARVERTDFLSPVCIGEVANVSAEITYTSRHSVEVQVNVMSENILTGAKKVTNKATLWYVPLSLKNVNKVVEVPPIQYARKEQEDEGKKRYEEQKLDRLETKQRNGDVILPVINPDRQTKEPHTVGYSQSSLIHLVGPSDCTLLGFVHGGVTMKLMDEVAGIVAARHCKTNIVTASVDAINFHEKIKKGCVITVSGRMTFTSNKSMEIEVFVDADPFVDEPRERYRAVSAFFTYVSLSKEGKPLPVPQLLTETEDEKRRFEEGKGRYLQTKAKRQAQMQQQAAQQ, from the exons ATGTCGGAGCCGGGGGCCGCGGGCCCTAGCCCGGCCGCCATCCAGGTGTCCAG GATTATGCGCCCAGACGATGCCAACATCGCGGGGAATGTCCACGGGGGAACCATCCTGAAGATGATCGAGGAGGCAGGAGCCATCATCAGCACCCGCCACTGCAATTCCCAGGCCGGG GAGCCCTGTGTGGCTGCACTAGCACGGGTGGAGCGGACGGACTTCCTGTCACCGGTGTGCATCGGCGAGGTGGCCAACGTCAGTGCCGAGATCACCTACACCTCCCGGCACTCTGTGGAGGTTCAGGTCAACGTCATGTCTGAGAACATTTTAACAG ggGCAAAGAAGGTGACGAACAAGGCGACGCTGTGGTATGTGCCACTGTCCCTGAAGAACGTCAATAAGGTCGTTGAGGTTCCCCCCATCCAG TATgcgaggaaggagcaggaggatgaggGGAAGAAGCGTTATGAGGAGCAAAAGCTGGATCGGCTGGAAACGAAGCAGAGAAATGGTGACGTGATCTTACCTGTCATCAACCCAG ACAGGCAGACAAAAG AGCCACACACCGTTGGCTACAGCCAGTCCAGCCTGATCCACCTGGTGGGCCCATCAGACTGCACACTGCTGGGCTTTGTGCATGGAG GTGTCACCATGAAGCTCATGGATGAGGTTGCTGGGATTGTGGCTGCCCGCCACTGCAAGACCAACATTGTCACTGCCTCGGTGGATGCCATCAACTTCCATGAGAAGATCAAAAAAG GCTGTGTCATCACTGTCTCAGGACGTATGACATTCACAAGCAATAAGTCCATGGAAATAGAGGTTTTTGTGGATGCTGACCCGTTTGTGGACGAGCCTCGGGAGCGGTACCGAGCTGTCAGCGCCTTCTTCACCTACGTgtccctgagcaaggaggggaAGCCCCTGCCCGTCCCGCAGCTGCTG ACGGAGACAGAGGACGAGAAGCGTCGCTTCgaggaagggaagggcaggTACCTGCAGACCAAAGCCAAGAGGCAGGCGCAGATGCAGcagcaggctgcccagcagtGA
- the ACOT7 gene encoding cytosolic acyl coenzyme A thioester hydrolase isoform X3 — protein sequence MSRQLSRIMRPDDANIAGNVHGGTILKMIEEAGAIISTRHCNSQAGEPCVAALARVERTDFLSPVCIGEVANVSAEITYTSRHSVEVQVNVMSENILTGAKKVTNKATLWYVPLSLKNVNKVVEVPPIQYARKEQEDEGKKRYEEQKLDRLETKQRNGDVILPVINPDRQTKEPHTVGYSQSSLIHLVGPSDCTLLGFVHGGVTMKLMDEVAGIVAARHCKTNIVTASVDAINFHEKIKKGCVITVSGRMTFTSNKSMEIEVFVDADPFVDEPRERYRAVSAFFTYVSLSKEGKPLPVPQLLTETEDEKRRFEEGKGRYLQTKAKRQAQMQQQAAQQ from the exons ATGTCCCGGCAGCTCAGCCG GATTATGCGCCCAGACGATGCCAACATCGCGGGGAATGTCCACGGGGGAACCATCCTGAAGATGATCGAGGAGGCAGGAGCCATCATCAGCACCCGCCACTGCAATTCCCAGGCCGGG GAGCCCTGTGTGGCTGCACTAGCACGGGTGGAGCGGACGGACTTCCTGTCACCGGTGTGCATCGGCGAGGTGGCCAACGTCAGTGCCGAGATCACCTACACCTCCCGGCACTCTGTGGAGGTTCAGGTCAACGTCATGTCTGAGAACATTTTAACAG ggGCAAAGAAGGTGACGAACAAGGCGACGCTGTGGTATGTGCCACTGTCCCTGAAGAACGTCAATAAGGTCGTTGAGGTTCCCCCCATCCAG TATgcgaggaaggagcaggaggatgaggGGAAGAAGCGTTATGAGGAGCAAAAGCTGGATCGGCTGGAAACGAAGCAGAGAAATGGTGACGTGATCTTACCTGTCATCAACCCAG ACAGGCAGACAAAAG AGCCACACACCGTTGGCTACAGCCAGTCCAGCCTGATCCACCTGGTGGGCCCATCAGACTGCACACTGCTGGGCTTTGTGCATGGAG GTGTCACCATGAAGCTCATGGATGAGGTTGCTGGGATTGTGGCTGCCCGCCACTGCAAGACCAACATTGTCACTGCCTCGGTGGATGCCATCAACTTCCATGAGAAGATCAAAAAAG GCTGTGTCATCACTGTCTCAGGACGTATGACATTCACAAGCAATAAGTCCATGGAAATAGAGGTTTTTGTGGATGCTGACCCGTTTGTGGACGAGCCTCGGGAGCGGTACCGAGCTGTCAGCGCCTTCTTCACCTACGTgtccctgagcaaggaggggaAGCCCCTGCCCGTCCCGCAGCTGCTG ACGGAGACAGAGGACGAGAAGCGTCGCTTCgaggaagggaagggcaggTACCTGCAGACCAAAGCCAAGAGGCAGGCGCAGATGCAGcagcaggctgcccagcagtGA